From Vibrio artabrorum, a single genomic window includes:
- the hrpB gene encoding ATP-dependent helicase HrpB, with product MPDLLAGVDTHTQLILKAAPGAGKSTFFPLQLVKTNAVQGKIIMLEPRRLAARNIATYLASQLGEKVGESIGFRVRGESKISSATLLEIVTEGIMTRMIQTDPELSGVDMVIFDEFHERSLHADTALAFSLEIQEALRDDLKVIVMSATLDQQALQSLLPNAKYVESQGRTFPVNFRYQPLNANEYLAPKMASVIRSLMEKESGSLLAFLPGVSAIKQVESQLEQLAGDIDVCPLYGQLSFSQQQKAIAPSEKGRRKVVLATNIAETSLTIEGIRLVVDSGLERVAKFDLKTGITKLEQVKISQSSAEQRAGRAGRIEEGLCVRLYSETQLIQQPAVPEPEILHSDLSSLVTELTQWGAMSADELQWLDVPPKASIEQAKQLLQALELLDDNGQFTALGKQAQRLGLEPRIASMLVKAQQGSPALLNVAIVAAALLEEPERNVTDIQHSLHRLKQRKHSKNSVVMPRAKSLANKLNHHLDLSQLDESLLPLVLCLAFPDRIAQSRSTTSCAFRLANGHGAEVRDDDPLANHEYLVVIDLMRSAGRASQIFLATPIDIVQLERLFCGLFTRAAHVDWDEKRGRLVAEERLLLGKLIIGRKSLPEPDSSQISQALLNYIARCGLECLNWTPAAKQLVERVRCAESWMPEHDWPAMDDASLIERLDEWLSPYLNGIKSAKGLASVSIEQALSAYLGWPLNQEIDQWLPTHYLMPTGSKKAIRYQHLSEPVISVRMQEVFGEKDSPLIAQGRKKVVLELLSPAQRPLQITQDLAGFWAGAYKEVQKEMKGRYPKHPWPDDPANHVATTKTKQQLKR from the coding sequence ATGCCAGATCTGCTCGCTGGCGTAGATACACATACTCAACTTATTCTAAAGGCCGCTCCCGGTGCGGGTAAGTCAACATTCTTCCCTTTACAGTTGGTTAAGACCAACGCCGTTCAGGGCAAAATAATCATGCTGGAACCTCGCCGTCTGGCAGCCAGGAATATTGCCACTTACTTAGCGAGCCAATTGGGAGAAAAGGTGGGAGAGAGCATTGGCTTTAGAGTTCGTGGCGAATCTAAAATCAGCAGTGCGACTCTCTTGGAAATCGTCACCGAAGGGATCATGACAAGAATGATCCAAACCGACCCTGAATTGAGCGGGGTGGATATGGTGATCTTTGATGAGTTCCATGAGCGGAGCTTGCACGCTGATACGGCATTGGCGTTTAGCTTAGAGATCCAAGAGGCGCTGCGTGACGATCTAAAAGTGATTGTTATGTCGGCTACTTTAGATCAACAAGCGCTGCAATCTCTGCTACCGAATGCCAAATATGTTGAATCACAAGGCCGCACCTTTCCGGTCAATTTCCGTTATCAGCCTCTCAATGCCAATGAATACTTAGCCCCTAAAATGGCCAGTGTGATTCGCTCTCTGATGGAGAAAGAGTCTGGCTCACTTTTGGCTTTCTTACCGGGCGTTTCTGCGATTAAGCAAGTTGAATCTCAACTTGAACAGCTTGCTGGTGATATCGATGTGTGCCCTTTGTATGGGCAACTCAGCTTTTCTCAACAACAGAAAGCCATCGCGCCATCAGAGAAGGGACGTCGAAAGGTGGTGTTAGCCACCAACATTGCTGAGACCTCTTTGACGATTGAAGGCATTCGACTGGTGGTAGACTCTGGGCTGGAACGTGTCGCAAAGTTCGATCTAAAAACCGGTATTACTAAGCTTGAGCAAGTGAAGATCTCGCAGTCTTCAGCCGAGCAACGAGCGGGGCGTGCGGGACGAATTGAAGAGGGCTTGTGCGTTCGTTTATACAGCGAAACGCAGCTGATTCAGCAACCAGCTGTACCAGAACCTGAAATTCTTCATTCTGATCTGTCTTCGTTGGTCACTGAATTGACGCAATGGGGAGCGATGAGTGCTGATGAATTGCAATGGTTAGACGTTCCACCAAAAGCTTCTATTGAACAAGCTAAACAACTCTTACAGGCTCTTGAATTATTAGACGATAATGGTCAATTTACGGCACTAGGAAAACAGGCCCAACGTTTAGGTCTTGAGCCGCGTATCGCCAGCATGTTAGTTAAAGCGCAGCAAGGTAGTCCTGCTTTATTGAATGTCGCGATTGTTGCCGCGGCTTTGCTTGAAGAGCCTGAACGTAACGTGACGGACATTCAGCACTCGTTACATCGACTTAAGCAAAGAAAGCATTCGAAAAACAGCGTAGTGATGCCGCGAGCGAAAAGTCTCGCTAACAAACTTAATCATCACTTAGATTTGTCACAACTTGATGAATCATTGTTACCATTAGTCCTTTGCTTGGCGTTCCCAGACAGAATTGCTCAATCGAGAAGTACCACGAGCTGTGCATTTCGTCTTGCTAATGGTCATGGAGCGGAAGTCCGAGATGATGATCCCTTGGCTAATCATGAGTACCTTGTTGTGATTGATTTGATGCGCAGTGCAGGGCGAGCGAGTCAGATATTTTTAGCGACGCCTATCGATATTGTGCAACTAGAGCGTTTATTCTGCGGTCTTTTTACCCGCGCAGCTCATGTGGATTGGGATGAAAAACGTGGTCGCTTGGTTGCTGAAGAGAGGCTATTACTGGGTAAGCTGATTATTGGTCGCAAATCTTTGCCAGAGCCTGATTCTAGCCAGATAAGCCAAGCGTTACTGAATTATATCGCTCGATGTGGGCTTGAATGTCTAAATTGGACTCCTGCTGCTAAACAGCTCGTTGAGCGTGTACGTTGCGCAGAGTCTTGGATGCCTGAGCATGATTGGCCAGCGATGGATGACGCGAGTTTAATTGAACGCCTTGATGAGTGGTTATCGCCATATTTGAATGGTATTAAATCGGCCAAAGGGCTGGCTAGTGTTTCGATTGAACAGGCGTTGTCGGCTTATCTTGGTTGGCCTTTGAATCAAGAAATAGACCAATGGCTGCCAACGCATTATTTGATGCCGACAGGCAGCAAAAAGGCGATTCGATATCAGCATTTGTCAGAGCCGGTGATCTCTGTTCGAATGCAAGAGGTTTTTGGAGAGAAAGACTCCCCTTTGATTGCTCAGGGGCGTAAGAAAGTGGTGCTTGAACTACTTTCCCCAGCACAGCGACCACTGCAAATTACTCAAGATTTAGCTGGCTTTTGGGCTGGCGCGTACAAAGAAGTACAAAAAGAGATGAAAGGCCGTTACCCAAAACATCCTTGGCCGGATGATCCTGCTAACCATGTAGCAACCACTAAAACAAAACAACAGTTGAAGCGATGA
- the pcnB gene encoding polynucleotide adenylyltransferase PcnB, whose amino-acid sequence MNTNDNTPSEQRGFHELALNIYTRQEHNISRKQISDNALKVLYRLNGAGFDAFLVGGGVRDILLGSQPKDFDIATNATPEQIKHLFRNCRLIGRRFRLAHIMFGRDIIEVATFRGHHQEPSKNVSAQSKEGMLLRDNVYGSVDEDAERRDFTINAMYYNIADYSIHDYAGGVEDLEDKLIRLIGDPETRYREDPVRMLRAMRFAAKLDFDIEEDTADPIEELAHLLKDIPAARLYEESLKLLQSGHGLETYHLMREYNLFQQMFPSIAEHLTESYDSRTEQMLDLVLDSTDLRIEDGKRVNPAFMFAAILWYPMNKLADKLVAEQGMAHYDAIMEASNIILDQQVKSIAIPRRHTATIREIWQLQVRLPRRNGKRAVRLMELNKFRAGYDFLEMRGEIEGGETKELAKWWERYQTAGRNMRQAMANDVAAPAKSGHRRRKTYRNKKSKQSE is encoded by the coding sequence ATGAATACAAACGACAATACCCCAAGCGAACAACGCGGATTCCACGAATTAGCACTGAATATTTATACTCGTCAAGAGCACAATATTTCACGCAAGCAGATCAGTGACAACGCACTAAAAGTGTTATATCGCCTAAATGGTGCGGGTTTTGACGCGTTTTTAGTCGGTGGTGGTGTGCGCGATATCTTATTAGGCTCTCAGCCAAAAGATTTTGATATTGCGACCAACGCTACGCCAGAACAAATCAAACACCTCTTTAGAAACTGCCGTCTTATCGGTCGCCGTTTCCGCTTGGCACATATCATGTTTGGCCGTGACATCATTGAAGTCGCGACTTTCCGTGGTCACCACCAAGAGCCATCAAAGAACGTTTCTGCCCAATCTAAAGAAGGTATGCTACTGCGCGATAACGTGTACGGCAGTGTTGATGAAGATGCAGAACGCCGTGATTTCACAATCAACGCGATGTACTACAACATTGCAGACTACAGCATCCACGATTACGCGGGGGGGGTAGAAGATCTAGAAGATAAACTGATCCGCCTAATTGGTGATCCAGAAACGCGTTACCGCGAAGACCCAGTACGTATGCTACGTGCAATGCGCTTCGCCGCTAAACTGGATTTTGATATCGAAGAAGATACCGCTGACCCGATTGAAGAGTTAGCACACCTATTAAAAGATATCCCAGCCGCACGCCTTTACGAAGAATCTCTCAAGTTACTGCAATCAGGCCATGGTTTAGAGACCTACCATCTGATGCGTGAATATAATCTGTTCCAACAAATGTTCCCATCCATCGCAGAGCACCTTACTGAGAGTTACGATTCTCGTACAGAACAGATGCTTGACTTAGTACTCGACTCAACCGACCTTCGCATTGAAGATGGCAAGCGAGTAAACCCAGCATTTATGTTTGCAGCGATCCTTTGGTACCCAATGAATAAGCTGGCAGACAAATTGGTCGCTGAACAGGGTATGGCACACTACGATGCGATCATGGAAGCAAGCAACATCATCCTTGATCAGCAAGTAAAATCGATTGCTATACCTCGTCGTCATACTGCGACTATTCGTGAAATTTGGCAGCTGCAAGTCCGACTTCCCCGCCGCAACGGTAAACGTGCTGTTCGCCTAATGGAACTCAACAAGTTCCGCGCTGGTTACGATTTCCTAGAAATGCGTGGTGAGATCGAAGGCGGGGAAACCAAAGAGTTAGCAAAATGGTGGGAGCGTTATCAGACTGCTGGTCGCAACATGCGTCAAGCAATGGCTAACGACGTTGCTGCCCCAGCAAAATCAGGCCATCGCCGCCGTAAGACTTACCGAAACAAAAAGAGTAAGCAATCAGAATGA
- the panB gene encoding 3-methyl-2-oxobutanoate hydroxymethyltransferase, with protein MKKVTINDLIKCKREGRKFATSTAYDASFAQLFESQEMPVLLVGDSLGMVLQGHNDTLPVTIEDIAYHTRSVRAGSPNCLLMADMPFMSYATPEQACENAATLMRAGANMVKIEGGSWLVDTVKMLTDRAVPVCAHLGLTPQSVNIFGGYKVQGRDDDQADKMVADALALQSAGAQIVLLECVPASLAKRITEACHVPVIGIGAGNVTDGQILVMHDMFGISANYMPKFSKNFLAETGDMRKAVALYKEDVESARFPDEAHTIA; from the coding sequence ATGAAAAAAGTAACCATTAACGACCTGATCAAATGCAAACGTGAAGGCCGTAAATTCGCGACATCGACAGCTTATGATGCGAGCTTTGCTCAATTATTCGAAAGCCAAGAAATGCCAGTACTGCTTGTCGGTGATTCACTGGGTATGGTTTTACAAGGCCACAACGATACACTACCCGTCACCATTGAAGACATTGCTTACCATACACGCTCAGTACGTGCCGGTAGCCCAAACTGTCTTCTTATGGCTGATATGCCATTCATGAGCTACGCAACACCTGAGCAAGCTTGTGAGAATGCGGCCACCTTAATGCGTGCTGGCGCGAACATGGTAAAAATCGAAGGTGGCAGCTGGTTGGTCGATACTGTGAAGATGCTAACAGACCGCGCTGTACCAGTATGTGCACACTTAGGCTTAACGCCTCAATCGGTGAACATCTTTGGTGGTTATAAGGTTCAAGGTCGCGACGACGATCAAGCGGATAAAATGGTTGCTGACGCACTCGCGCTACAAAGCGCCGGGGCTCAAATCGTTCTCCTTGAATGTGTACCGGCTTCATTGGCAAAACGAATTACAGAAGCTTGTCACGTGCCGGTTATTGGTATTGGTGCTGGCAATGTTACCGATGGTCAGATCTTGGTTATGCATGATATGTTTGGTATCTCAGCCAACTACATGCCAAAATTCTCTAAGAATTTTTTAGCTGAAACAGGTGATATGCGTAAAGCTGTAGCGCTATATAAAGAAGACGTAGAGAGCGCTCGCTTCCCTGATGAAGCTCATACAATCGCTTAG
- the panC gene encoding pantoate--beta-alanine ligase, whose product MQTFAEIAALREQIKQFKRDGRTIAFVPTMGNLHEGHLTLVKKARELADIVVVSIFVNPMQFDRADDLNNYPRTLEADLSKLTGEGVELVFTPTPEVMYPDGLDKQTFVEVPGISQMLEGASRPGHFRGVATIVTKLFNIVQPDFACFGEKDFQQLAVIRQMTTDLALDIQIVGVATVREMDGLAMSSRNSNLTIDERQRAPVLARTMRWISSAIRGGRDDYASIVEDAIDQLRAAGLHPDEIFICDAKTLQAITSESTQAVILMSAFLGKTRLIDNQVLDLVTETKEEVKEEATE is encoded by the coding sequence ATGCAAACTTTTGCTGAAATAGCGGCTCTTCGTGAGCAGATTAAACAGTTTAAGCGTGATGGACGTACGATTGCTTTTGTGCCGACAATGGGAAACCTGCATGAAGGTCACCTGACTCTGGTAAAGAAAGCTCGAGAACTGGCAGACATCGTTGTGGTCAGCATCTTTGTAAACCCAATGCAGTTTGACCGCGCCGACGATCTAAACAACTACCCTCGCACGTTAGAGGCGGATTTAAGCAAACTAACAGGTGAAGGTGTTGAGCTAGTATTTACCCCAACCCCAGAAGTGATGTACCCAGATGGATTAGACAAACAGACGTTTGTTGAGGTCCCTGGCATATCTCAAATGCTTGAAGGGGCATCTCGCCCAGGCCACTTCCGCGGCGTAGCAACGATCGTGACTAAATTGTTTAATATCGTTCAGCCAGATTTTGCATGCTTCGGCGAGAAAGACTTCCAGCAACTTGCTGTGATTCGCCAGATGACGACTGACTTAGCGTTAGATATTCAAATTGTGGGTGTTGCGACCGTTCGAGAAATGGATGGTTTAGCCATGAGCTCTCGCAACAGTAATCTCACCATTGATGAGCGTCAACGGGCACCTGTTTTAGCGCGCACGATGCGTTGGATCAGCAGTGCCATTCGTGGAGGACGTGATGATTACGCGTCAATCGTTGAAGATGCCATCGATCAACTTCGAGCTGCTGGCCTGCACCCCGATGAGATTTTTATTTGCGATGCGAAAACACTACAAGCCATCACTTCAGAATCCACTCAAGCTGTGATCCTAATGTCGGCTTTCCTAGGTAAGACTCGTCTTATCGATAACCAAGTTCTCGACTTGGTAACGGAAACTAAAGAAGAAGTGAAAGAAGAAGCAACTGAATAA
- a CDS encoding ABC transporter permease, producing the protein MYRLYWTAFCSLLTKEINRFTRIWVQTLVPPAITMTLYFIIFGNLIGARIGEMNGFSYMEYIVPGLIMMSVITNSYSNVASSFFSAKFQKNIEELLVAPVPNYVIIAGFVMGGVVRGLLVGTIVTFVSLFFVDLQVDHWGVIIATVFLTSIVFALGGLINAVFARTFDDISIIPTFILTPLTYLGGVFYSISLLPEFWQGVSKLNPIVYMVNAFRYGFLGVSDVGIVTSFSVLGVFIVGLYGIAHYLVTKGIGLRS; encoded by the coding sequence ATGTACCGTCTATATTGGACCGCTTTTTGTAGCTTATTGACCAAAGAGATTAATCGCTTTACGCGTATCTGGGTACAAACGTTAGTACCGCCTGCGATTACGATGACGCTTTATTTCATCATCTTCGGTAACCTTATCGGAGCGAGAATCGGAGAAATGAACGGCTTTAGTTACATGGAATATATTGTGCCCGGCCTGATCATGATGTCGGTGATCACCAACTCATACTCCAACGTTGCTTCATCGTTTTTTAGTGCCAAATTTCAAAAGAACATTGAAGAGTTGCTCGTCGCACCGGTTCCCAATTACGTGATCATTGCCGGCTTCGTCATGGGGGGAGTGGTTCGTGGCTTGTTAGTGGGCACCATAGTCACTTTCGTATCCTTGTTCTTTGTCGACCTACAAGTTGACCATTGGGGGGTGATCATTGCGACGGTATTTTTAACTTCTATTGTGTTCGCTCTTGGTGGTTTAATTAATGCCGTGTTCGCACGCACATTTGATGATATCTCTATTATCCCGACTTTTATTTTAACGCCTCTGACATACCTTGGTGGGGTATTCTACTCGATCAGCCTATTGCCTGAATTTTGGCAAGGCGTGTCGAAGCTGAACCCGATTGTGTACATGGTCAATGCATTCCGATACGGCTTCTTAGGCGTGTCTGATGTGGGTATCGTAACGTCATTTAGCGTGCTTGGTGTGTTTATTGTCGGGTTATATGGCATTGCACACTACCTAGTAACAAAAGGCATCGGCTTACGTAGCTAA
- the sfsA gene encoding DNA/RNA nuclease SfsA translates to MHFNPPLEPATLIKRYKRFLTDIQLPDGSERTIHCANTGAMTGCATPGNTVWYSTSDNAKRKYPNSWEISETDKGHRICINTVRANPLAVEAIENGTIVELLGYNVLRTEVKYGRENSRIDILLEDNDKPPCYIEVKSVTLLDEQKTSSKGQGFFPDAVTTRGQKHLRELTEMVESGNRAVLLFTVLHSGIEKVSAAHHIDAKYSLLLKQAQDAGVEVLCYKAELSSTQIQLKQAVEFINS, encoded by the coding sequence ATGCACTTCAATCCCCCTTTAGAGCCAGCGACTCTTATTAAGCGCTATAAACGTTTTCTCACTGACATCCAACTCCCAGACGGCAGTGAACGCACTATCCACTGTGCAAACACTGGAGCGATGACAGGGTGTGCGACGCCTGGCAATACGGTGTGGTACTCAACATCCGACAATGCAAAAAGAAAGTACCCAAACAGTTGGGAGATCTCAGAAACAGACAAAGGTCATCGAATTTGTATAAATACTGTGCGGGCAAACCCGCTAGCAGTGGAAGCAATTGAAAATGGGACTATAGTTGAACTCTTAGGTTATAACGTGTTACGAACCGAGGTGAAATATGGTCGTGAGAATAGTCGCATTGATATTCTGCTCGAAGATAACGACAAGCCACCTTGCTATATTGAAGTAAAAAGCGTCACTCTGCTCGACGAGCAAAAAACGTCATCTAAAGGGCAAGGCTTTTTCCCTGATGCGGTCACGACCAGAGGCCAAAAACATCTGCGTGAACTCACAGAAATGGTCGAATCTGGAAATAGAGCCGTACTTTTATTCACTGTTTTACATTCAGGTATTGAAAAAGTATCTGCGGCGCACCATATAGACGCCAAATATTCGTTATTACTAAAACAAGCACAAGACGCTGGAGTTGAAGTGCTTTGCTATAAAGCAGAGCTCAGTAGTACTCAAATACAACTAAAACAAGCTGTTGAATTTATCAATAGCTAA
- the dksA gene encoding RNA polymerase-binding protein DksA produces the protein MPESKKKALGILAIAGVEPYQEKPGEEYMSPEQTEHFTKILAAWRNQLREEVDRTVHHMQDEAANFPDPVDRASQEEEFSLELRNRDRERRLIKKIEKTLDKIEEDDFGFCDSCGIEIGIRRLEARPTADLCIDCKTLAEIKEKQMQG, from the coding sequence ATGCCAGAATCTAAGAAAAAAGCGCTAGGCATCCTAGCCATCGCAGGTGTTGAACCGTACCAAGAAAAGCCAGGTGAAGAGTACATGTCACCTGAGCAAACGGAACATTTTACAAAAATTTTAGCAGCTTGGCGCAACCAGCTAAGGGAAGAAGTTGATCGTACTGTACACCACATGCAGGACGAAGCCGCGAACTTTCCAGACCCTGTTGACCGAGCTTCTCAAGAAGAAGAGTTCAGCCTAGAGTTACGTAACCGTGACCGTGAGCGTCGTCTTATCAAGAAAATTGAGAAGACATTAGACAAGATCGAAGAAGATGATTTCGGCTTCTGTGATTCTTGCGGTATCGAGATCGGCATTCGTCGCCTTGAAGCTCGTCCAACGGCTGATCTTTGTATTGACTGTAAAACACTTGCAGAGATCAAAGAGAAACAGATGCAAGGTTAA
- the gluQRS gene encoding tRNA glutamyl-Q(34) synthetase GluQRS: MNYIGRFAPSPSGPLHFGSLVAALGSYFQAKSHQGKWLVRIEDLDPPREMDGAADLILKTLEAYHLFWDGEVVYQSQRHDLYQAQIDQWITENQAYYCQCTRKQIKAMGGFYNGHCRDAGLIDSGEQAVRLCMDFPVESFDDVRHGTIQIPKALAEEDFIIKRRDGLFAYNLAVVLDDIEQGVTEVVRGADLIEPTGRQISLYKTLKQKNVSYLHLPLAIDNLGNKLSKQNHATAIDLGNPKPTLLNAMQFLGFDIPTALCDTSMDEILLWGCRQWNVSQLPDSLQKEHCD; the protein is encoded by the coding sequence ATGAATTATATCGGGCGCTTTGCACCATCACCGTCAGGTCCTCTTCATTTTGGCTCACTGGTTGCAGCTCTTGGTAGCTACTTTCAAGCGAAATCTCACCAAGGAAAATGGTTGGTTCGCATCGAAGACCTAGACCCGCCAAGAGAAATGGATGGCGCGGCTGATCTCATTCTTAAGACACTTGAGGCTTACCATCTCTTTTGGGATGGTGAGGTCGTTTATCAAAGTCAGCGTCACGATCTCTATCAAGCTCAAATTGACCAATGGATTACCGAAAATCAAGCCTACTACTGCCAATGCACCCGAAAACAGATAAAAGCAATGGGTGGCTTCTATAATGGCCATTGCCGAGATGCTGGATTGATTGATTCTGGCGAGCAAGCGGTGCGTTTGTGCATGGATTTTCCAGTCGAGTCCTTTGACGATGTGCGTCACGGTACCATTCAAATACCGAAAGCACTGGCTGAAGAAGACTTCATTATCAAACGCCGAGATGGGTTGTTTGCCTATAACTTGGCGGTTGTCCTTGATGACATCGAACAAGGAGTGACAGAAGTCGTAAGAGGCGCAGACCTGATTGAACCAACAGGGCGACAAATCAGTTTGTATAAAACACTCAAACAAAAAAACGTCAGTTACTTGCACTTACCATTGGCAATCGATAACTTGGGGAATAAACTGTCAAAACAGAATCATGCCACCGCGATAGATCTTGGTAACCCAAAACCAACGTTACTCAATGCTATGCAATTCTTAGGTTTTGATATCCCGACGGCCCTTTGTGATACTTCAATGGATGAGATTTTATTGTGGGGCTGCCGGCAATGGAACGTCAGTCAGCTACCTGATAGTTTACAAAAAGAGCACTGTGATTAG
- the folK gene encoding 2-amino-4-hydroxy-6-hydroxymethyldihydropteridine diphosphokinase: protein MITAYIAVGSNLADPVSQAHLAIETLKNLPRSTFIATSQLYSSTPMGPQNQPDYINAVVAIQTELTPIELLDCTQKIELEQGRVRKDERWGPRTLDLDIVLYGNEVIDSERLIVPHYGMKEREFVLYPLAEIAPSLQLPDGTELTELLKVVDKNGLNVWQQ, encoded by the coding sequence ATGATAACGGCTTATATTGCGGTCGGCAGCAACCTTGCCGACCCCGTTAGCCAAGCTCATTTGGCTATCGAAACGCTAAAAAACCTACCGCGATCAACGTTTATTGCGACCTCTCAGCTATATAGTAGCACTCCAATGGGGCCGCAAAATCAACCCGATTACATCAACGCGGTTGTCGCTATCCAAACCGAATTAACGCCCATTGAGCTGCTTGATTGCACTCAAAAGATCGAGCTAGAGCAGGGGCGTGTCCGTAAAGACGAACGTTGGGGACCAAGAACCTTGGATCTCGACATTGTGTTATACGGCAATGAGGTGATCGATTCAGAGCGCTTAATTGTTCCTCATTATGGAATGAAAGAACGAGAGTTTGTACTCTACCCGCTTGCTGAAATCGCACCAAGTTTACAACTCCCTGATGGGACTGAGCTGACAGAACTACTCAAAGTAGTCGATAAAAACGGGCTCAATGTTTGGCAACAATAG